In Aedes albopictus strain Foshan chromosome 3, AalbF5, whole genome shotgun sequence, the following are encoded in one genomic region:
- the LOC134291190 gene encoding uncharacterized protein LOC134291190: MRCKIHRSNRVVNHVEKILRAVRMQPEHPPPGGESSCRITQDWKRGQLVNWPPKYSGSSPEIDNPGEAIRSRKNLIDDSNLPDLWRLNNSCNSFLAPTKLVPLSEHSSSGTPRRDTNLCSAAMNASDVKFSTASRWIPLVTMQKKTQTYPFTGAAFLPVCLMKKGPAKSNPTLWNAGARSQRLEGRSPMRWSAVVGFTLKQRTQLRVTLRTAERPCKIQTCLRKVANNAEGPICKFSRWTHRM; the protein is encoded by the exons ATGCGTTGCAAAATCCATCGCAGCAATCGGGTAGTAAATCACGTTGAAAAAATTCTTCGAGCTGTCAGGATGCAGCCCGAACATCCACCCCCCGGCGGTGAATCAAGCTGTAGAATTACCCAGGATTGGAAGCGGGGCCAGCTTGTGAATTGGCCGCCGAAGTATTCCGGATCGAGTCCGGAGATCGACAACCCGGGTGAAGCCATCCGCTCCAGGAAAAACCTTATCGACGACTCCAATCTTCCAGACTTGTGGCG GTTGAACAACTCGTGCAATTCCTTCTTGGCCCCTACGAAATTGGTCCCGTTGTCAGAACACAGCTCTTCCGGGACGCCACGACGGGACACGAATCTGTGCAGCGCAGCGATGAATGCTTCAGACGTCAAGTTCTCAACTGCCTCGAGGTGGATCCCCTTGGTCACCATGCAGAAGAAAACGCAAACATACCCTTTTACCGGAGCAGCCTTCCTACCAGTTTGCTTAATGAAGAAAGGGCCGGCAAAGTCCAATCCCACCCTTTGGAACGCGGGAGCTCGATCACAACGGCTTGAGGGAAGATCTCCCATGCGCTGGTCAGCTGTAGTGGGATTCACCTTGAAGCAGCGAACGCAGCTGCGAGTAACTTTGCGCACCGCAGAGCGACCGTGCAAAATCCAAACTTGTCTGCGCAAAGTTGCCAATAATGCGGAAGGTCCAATATGCAAATTTTCGCGGTGGACACATCGGATGTAA